The genomic region CCGCCAGGGACCTGCCCCACCGGGGCTTCGTCCTCGGCATCGCGGTGATCGGCATCGTCGCGGGGATCGTGGTGCTGGCCCTGCCCTCCGAGTCGGCCCGGGCACTGACCCGGCTGCTCGGACTCTGGCTGGTCCTGCTCGGCCTGGCCGAGGTGGCCCTCGCCCTCGCCTGGCGGGCCGCACTCCGCAGGGCCGGTATCGCGGGATCGCACGACCCCGCCCGGACCGGCTGAGTCTGCCGTTCGCGTACACCCCGGCGGGCGCCGTGCCCCGACGGCACGACGCAGCTCGCCGCCGAGAGCGGCCCGCCCGACCGAGGAGGAGCCATGACCTCGGACCAGACCCCCGGACCGTCCCCGTCCGGCGAACCGTCCCCCTCCGGCGCGCACACGGCATCCGGTCACGCCCGACCAGCGACGAGCGCGCGGAGTACCAGCGACTGCGCCGGGCGACAGGCATACGCACCTGCGCCTGCGCCGTGTCGTCGCCTCGGCCCTGCTGATGCTCACCCTCCTGCCGTCGTGGGGCGGGTCGCCCGAGGTGTCCGGGCCGTGGCCCGGCGGGGTGCCGGGGCCGCCGGGCAGGCGCTGGTCGTGGCAGCGCTCGCCGCAGTCGCGGGCCCAGCGGACCTCTCTCTCACCCGCCCTGGGTGAGGACGTCCGGCCATGTCATGGGCAGGCTGGAGGCGACAGACAACGGCTGCCGGGCGAATGTCCGGGACGGAGCGGAGGAGAGACATGAGTGGGCCGACGTACCTCGCGTACGACTATCCGCTGCTGAGCGTCTTCTGGTCCATGCTGGTGTTCTTCCTGTGGATCATGTGGTTCGTCCTGCTCTTCCGGATCGTCGTCGACATCTTCCGTGACGACGCGATGAGCGGCTGGGCCAAGGCCGGCTGGCTGGTGTTCGTCATCCTCCTGCCCTTCGTGGGCGTCTTCGTCTACGTGATCGCCCGCGGCAAGAACATGGGCCGCCGGGAGGCCGCGCAGGCACGCGCACAACAGGACGCATTCGCCAGTTATGTCCGGGAGACCGCCAAGAGCGGCGACGGCGACGGCAGGCCGAGCAGCGCCGACGAACTCGCCAAGCTGTCCGAGATCCGCGGTCGTGGCGACATCACGGACGACGAGTTCCGCAGGGCGAAGGAACTGGTCCTGAGCGGCCACGGCCCGTCGGAACGCACGGGCAGCACCGCCACCTCCGCTTCCGGTAGCTGAGGGCACACGTCGAAGGCACGAGTCGAAGGCACCGTACGAGACTGAAACGAGGTAGCACGATGACCGCCACACACACCGCGCACACGCACACGACCAAGCGGCCGTGGGCCGAAGGACTGACGGCATTCGCAGCGGTCATGCTGATGATCGCGGGCGTACTCGACATCTGCCGGGGCATCGCGGGGATCGCCGAGGACGACGTCTTCGTCACGACAAGCAACTACAGCTTCGAGTACGACCTCACCGGCTGGGGCTGGATCCATCTCATCCTGGGCGCCGTCGCCGTGCTCGTCAGTATCGGACTCTTCCAGACGGCACTGTGGGCGCGCGTCGCCGGAGTGGCCGTCGCCGGACTCATCATCATCGCCAACTTCCTCTCCCTGCCGTACTACCCGGTCTGGTCGATCGTGATGATCGCCGTCTCGGGGTTCATCATCTGGGCCCTGTGCGTGGTCCGGCGGGACGACTCCGACCAGATGGAACGCTCCTGAGGGTTCAAAGCGTCGTGAGCGGGCTCATATAGGCTGCACGCTCTGTCCGTTGCAGCCCGTACCACCTCCCAGGAGAGTCTCTCAGTGACCGTGGAGATCGCTCAGCCCGCACCGACCGTCCCGCCCGCCGCCGAGACACCCGGGGAAGGAAACTCCGCGGACGAGGGCTTCTGGGAGGAGCCCGGGGCGTCCGACGACGGGGATCCGGCGGTCGTCGCGCACGACGCGGTGGCACAGGGCGTCGCGCACGACGTGGTGGCGCAGGATGTCCCGCACCAGATGGTGGCGCAGGAAGTCCCGCACGAGATGGTGGCGGTGGACGCCCGGGAGTTCGGGGCGTATGTCCGGGCCGGCGGTTGGGCGTTCGCGCTGAAGGTCGCGCGCAGCGTGCGGCCCGGCGGGGAGATCGCGGGGGAGACGCCGAAGGTCTCCGCGAAGGAGTTCGCCGAGCTGGCCGGGTGCTCGCCGGAG from Streptomyces sp. NBC_00878 harbors:
- a CDS encoding SHOCT domain-containing protein; its protein translation is MSGPTYLAYDYPLLSVFWSMLVFFLWIMWFVLLFRIVVDIFRDDAMSGWAKAGWLVFVILLPFVGVFVYVIARGKNMGRREAAQARAQQDAFASYVRETAKSGDGDGRPSSADELAKLSEIRGRGDITDDEFRRAKELVLSGHGPSERTGSTATSASGS